The DNA region GCGACTTCCCCTGGGGCCTTATTAATTCATCAGTTGCTCCTAGATTGGCTCGTCCGCATGTGAGGATTGGGGGTATTGGACCCCTAACTCCGCATCACCCGCATGGCGAGCCAATGTCAAATGCCTGGAAAAACCTTTCGATGTGGCTGGGTCGCCGACATTTTCAGCGCCGCGTGTCGACCAAAAACTTCGGCCATCGAAATCGAATTTGACACAAATTAATTGCTATTTGATTTGACAAGTGCGAACTCGGGCAGGGGGTCATTGTGCGGACACaaagagcaacaacagcggGGGTTATGTTTAAGTGTTATCATCTAGaaattgctttatttgtgAAATGTTAGAAGAGACATCTAATGAATACTGAATGAACTCCTTGGCTTTGTGCGGGGAGCCTAGCTCGTTGTGGCTTCTCTTAAACTGTTAAACTCTTAAGCTTTGCGAGGGCGATGAGAAATCTCCATCCACCCACCGTTGGCCCACTAGACCTTGGGCGCAGCTGGCGGGGATTGGGCGAGTGGCGTTTGTGTTGCCGCCTTTGGATGGACGTGGGGCTCGACAGGCGCCGCAGTGCTGCTAACTACGCCTTCGGTTTCGTTTAGGTGGGTAAAGTGCGGCCAGCTGGAGATCTCGGCAAACAGGCGGCCTCCAGGACACTCGGTATCCCGCACCTGTCGGTGGCCCAGCAGCTTGTAGGCGGGGTCAATGTAGCCCTTGAACACCCCGAAGGAGATCAGGTTCCTGGCCGCATCCAGCATCTGCTTGGGCGGCAGTTCAGCTGAAAGGAAAATAGGAATGGAAAAATAATTAGTACAGAGTTAGGGAAAAGGACAAACAAGGTTCATTATCCTAATGAGAGCAAATCAAACGGAGCTGTATTCTTAAAGTTTCCAAAGCTCTCACTGCTTAAAAGAGACAATCTTTTTAAAGTTAAGAGCTAGTGTAGCTTACTTCTCCAATCTCCGATCAGCACGATGCCCACGCTCTTGTCATTGTACTTCGGCGCATGAGCTCCGACGACATTGAATCCCCTGCCGGTGTAGATCATGCCATCGCCGCCGATGCCAAAGCTATATCCGATATCGTTCCATCCGCGCTCCAGCTGGTGGAAGTCCTGCATGTCCCGCATGCTCTTCATGCACTCCGGAGTGGAGTAGCACACGCCGGGCATGTACGAGTGGTGGATGATGACGTAGGGCGCGGGTCCCTGAAAGTGGTCCACGGACTTGGGCAGCCGGGCACCCCAGTCGGATCTGGACAGCAGTCGGGCGGTGGCCACACCATCGCCCAGATTCGCCTGCTGCATGTGCTGACTATAGCCTGCAAATGAAGATACAGTCAGCTGGGATTAGTGGGGTTGTCAGTACGTGGCACAAAAACTATATTTTCGCTGGCAAAAACAGACACTGTCAGTCAATTCACTGTAATTTTGAGGAGCGGTTGGGTACATCCCACATGGTAAATTTGGcttttaaattgtgttttgCGTGCGAgctgtttgtttacatttattttcgtgCATTCCTTAGCGCGGCGCAAACAAGTTCAATTTGAACTTTTGCCATGGTTTATATCTTGCCCCGAAAACTCTGCCACTTCCAAGACACTCGGCATTTGTCGGCCCTAATTGCAAAAGGGGGGCGTGTGTACTGGGGAGGGGCGGGTAGCCGTGTGGTCTGCGGTTCTGCTACCGTACATCGCTCACATTCCATTGATAAATGATAGTCGCTCTCGGGTGCGGATGCGGACTAGGAtgcggattcggattcggattcggattcccCGCGAGGCGCTGCTGTCTGCAGAATTCGGCGGCGGTAGCTGCGGTAACTGCGGCTCCGACGACCCACGATTTTCAACTGACGCGTTGACGCGGAGCTGTGGACGCTCACCTCCACGACTCCCAACGCCGCTGAAAATCCCCGTTACGGGCTGAACAAAAAACAAGTCGCCGATCGGCTCCGATTGCCAATAGCGATCGTCATCAGCTGCCGCTGAACGCGAACCAAATATGCTAAACTGCTGTTGTGATAggtgatttttatttgatttcgcatttatacatatgtatacttGCTTGACATTCCCTGGTAAATGTTGGGCATATCGGTTTCTGGGGGGAAAAACTAATAGAAATGGATATCCAACTAAAAAGGGGTATTTTACctattcaaaaataaatatgaaaaacgtggattttattttaaaattgtggtaaatattttccaacGCTTTGGTAgcaaaagtaaatatttgcactgGCAAACGCAAAAACTGTGCGCTTTGTTTGTATACAAAAACGCTGATGAGAGGCAGATAAATGTGTCTATTTGTGTCTATCAGTAGGGCATTCTCGATTCGTGTTGGCCGAGTCCACATCACCGTGACTCAGCTGAAAGCGCTCAATGCGAAATGTTTAAAAGCCAAATGGCAGAGGAAGTGGCCGAGTCGCCTAATCGCAACAGGTGCTACAAGTCTATGGGTATCATCTATCAATGGCGTGAGCTTTTGGCCGTTGACACTGCGGGTGGGAGAAAAGGTTGGATACCCAGTTCCGTTTGGCCCTGATTCCCCTCATCCCGCTCCCATCTGTCGTGAGtcataaatgcaaattgagaCTCCAATCCGAAAACTATTTCATTCAGCTCTTACTGCATGCATGCTGCCTCAGCTGGCAAACATGGGGATGCAAACGAGGAAGCAAAGTTCGAGGACTGCCATGTTTGCCGGCGTCTGCCAAAACTTctccggccacgcccacagcgGCCGTACGCCCCCAGCATTTATATGCATACGGAAAACTTGGGCGGCGAAAGTGGGAGTGAGTGAGAGTGAGTGGGCCGCTGGAATTGGCGGAAAAGCGAAAGCGACGGAAACAGGAGGCGCAGCACTTGACTAAGTTAATAGCGGCAgtttctaattaaaatttacgGGCAGCGAAAGTTGCGTGGGCGCACAGTTGTCGTCAACATAATAGCATCCGGCTGAATTACACTAATGGTTGTGTGACGAAAGGACCTACCATAAGTCTTTCAagtttaattttgttgctatGACTGCATCAAGCGTTTATATGTGGGTTATTTCATAGACTTAAtcacaataaacaaattgttttggATACTATCAGCTTGGCATTTGGAAGACATTAAATGGGTTAATAAAATTAGCAAAGTGCTAATAAATGTTTGGCTATTAcacttaaaataaacataaacatgtGTGCTGTGCTAACATCCAAAAATAGCCGAGTTTGCGCAGGTGCCcaagtaaatatttgttaaaacaGTTAGTCTTTTTCGTAAAAAAGAGTTTATGCGTTGAAAACtctcaattaaaatttacatttttatagcAGCGATTGTAAGGATATCGAGTGCTGTTCTTAGTGCGAGTTTGAGTGTCGCGTCGCGCCCGCAGTTTGGCACCTATCCGAGGTCCTGGAACCAGGATGCTGAGTCCTGGCTCCTGGGTCCTGGACTTCATTGGCGGCACGTGCTTGAATAATAAACAGAGCAGGAGCACTGAAACGCGGGATGTGAGGGGACTTTCAAATCGTCGACTGCTTAATTTATGCTGCTTAGTttttagtgtgtgtgtgtaacatgttaattacatttatatttacagcCGAGCACGAAGAGCTCGAAATCAGCCCGCTCCCCTAATTGTTGTCCTAATTACGCGGCCTAATAAAGTAAACACACTAAACCCGTTGGCCTAATCAATGTTGCAAACTTTGTGGCACCAATTTGGGCCACATTCACACCACCCCAACCCCCCGACACCCCACCAcccaaaatgccaaaactATCGCCTCAGAAACTAATTTCGCTGGCGGAGGCGCAAAGTTCTTTGATAATATTCGATTAATACCGGCGTTGCGCTGCGCTGCTGATTAAATTTTCGCATAATTGAAGTATTTAAATTACCAGCGAATAATTAGAGTGGCAGGAattactcacacacactcatacgcacactcactcactgGCACTCACACTAGCATTCAAACTCACAATCACACTCGCACTATGAGTGCGACTGGTGGAATGCAGTGGTCCCTTGggtaattgtttgtttttaatcagGCAAAGCACATAATAGAGACATTTCAATATTATTATGTTGACGATGCCGAAGAGGACGTCAGTCTGCCATTAAACAAATATCCGTACATTGTACATTGTTTCGGGGAATGTGCGAAATTAAGTCACGCTCGATTacaacaaaattgaaaaatcaaGAGGCAAAAAAGCGACCGATACTACCCGTACAGcgtgaaaacaaaaagtaccCGGAgcaacaaacagaaaaaattgcacaataaaaccagaaaaaagcgaaaaagcaATAAAACCAGAAAAGAAAGCGCAGGTTCTGGCTCAAAAAACCGAATACATTATTGCCCTTACAATAATGTacctaatatttattctctaCATTATCTGATGAACTGATATTGAATTTACTATTTTGAGGATTGCCATACACTTGGATAAACTTGATGAATATACTGTTAAtatagtattattattatattattctaTTCCACAAAACTCAATAACCTTCGAGAAATTAGCACATTACGTGCTTACTTTTCGCTTTGGACATGAACGCAGGGAATATTtggaatttgtttatttaaatttttgtcaTTGTTTCATATGATTTTGACTCTCATTGATATAagagatattttttttttcggaaATTTTGACGTTAAGCCGACGATCTCGATAAGCGACTCTCGTTCTCGGTTAGGGTGCGTTAATAATTatgaatattaaaatcaaaaaaccaTTTCACTCGCTCGCTGGCTGTCAGGCCGTAAATGACAATTTTGTTAAATGTCAGTAattaattgaaacaaaaaatcacATATCTGACAGCGGGCGATGTGAGTGGAGTGTGCATACATTGTATATCGAACTCCTATCACAGCTCAGTTCGCTGCATATATTATCTCTGGGCTATCAGTGCTCAGCTGGCGCAGATTGCAGTTGCTTGGCGCTCAGGAATTCAAAAAAACGAATCGATCGAATAGCCCCACATTCCGCATTCCGGCTGCTATCAGCACATTTAGTGTTCTCAGGACCTTGGCGATAAGGAAAAGACTCCCTAACACCCGGCACTCACCCATCATCGATAGCAGAATTAATCCCAGTGCTGTCATGTTGCTGCTTTTAGATGttgtgctgctgttgctgctccaAAGTTGCTGTTGCGAAGTTGCTGTTGCGAAGTTGCTGTTGCGAAGTTGCTGTtgcgttgctgttgctgttgcgttgctgttgttgctgctcttgttgctgctgttattgCCGCTGCAATTCAGCTGCTTAGGAACTGTGACTTGGATTTAGGAACTTTTGTGTCGACTGCTAGTCGCTGTTGCTCGATTGCTGCTTGTTTGctt from Drosophila santomea strain STO CAGO 1482 chromosome 3R, Prin_Dsan_1.1, whole genome shotgun sequence includes:
- the LOC120452596 gene encoding peptidoglycan-recognition protein LB isoform X2, producing MTALGLILLSMMGYSQHMQQANLGDGVATARLLSRSDWGARLPKSVDHFQGPAPYVIIHHSYMPGVCYSTPECMKSMRDMQDFHQLERGWNDIGYSFGIGGDGMIYTGRGFNVVGAHAPKYNDKSVGIVLIGDWRTELPPKQMLDAARNLISFGVFKGYIDPAYKLLGHRQVRDTECPGGRLFAEISSWPHFTHLNETEGVVSSTAAPVEPHVHPKAATQTPLAQSPPAAPKV
- the LOC120452596 gene encoding peptidoglycan-recognition protein LB isoform X1, producing MGDKVSGSVSTSSLTSTAILMDSEHWEQQQLATSCGYSQHMQQANLGDGVATARLLSRSDWGARLPKSVDHFQGPAPYVIIHHSYMPGVCYSTPECMKSMRDMQDFHQLERGWNDIGYSFGIGGDGMIYTGRGFNVVGAHAPKYNDKSVGIVLIGDWRTELPPKQMLDAARNLISFGVFKGYIDPAYKLLGHRQVRDTECPGGRLFAEISSWPHFTHLNETEGVVSSTAAPVEPHVHPKAATQTPLAQSPPAAPKV